From Chloroflexota bacterium, one genomic window encodes:
- a CDS encoding proprotein convertase P-domain-containing protein, whose amino-acid sequence MRFRVGLIITLLLTITVGKTLQNPRDVAQAQPQTPEQTTIPHGFARIQEQEFNDLPLEANLLVGGSLVVRGSIQQTDVDYFKIDLTAGQRVVLATITRASIASGDTTLHLYASIGSNPDPAENLVLLETDLSDGVHTNGSSVISSQPITTTGSYFIKLEGGTPTTIVEPYDLYVRVLSTNISEQEPNDQVPQTITTQASISGVLSASNDLDRYQFNVNPGDTIFATVDFDPERDGTTWNGFLRLGLIDTMYFEANDNNSVSPNAEANVMTVQQAGTYEIQIGSAVDIGLQATYMAQVLILPATTTQANCQTFMSQTATQAIGPNAGMIQSSLTVDQATNIADIDVLLDLEHALMPDLDVTLTTPDGNVITLFTDIGSAQRPNVNLVIDQQAALSLGSYNNLNGIHFSPEANFSLDWLAGQQAQGQWTLTIYDDTDQNAGQLNGWGLRICGMPAPNDCPVGMVRSVIYSSQFEADDGGFIHEPYPDEWVWGNRNSPPIVGAYSGENSWNTNLTGNYPNSALMTMYTPAVDLTNVSGPIYASWQQRYQLDSGINDFYLVTAIGSQMRSVLFNHQSAAMRVDVGNPVVTVEQSTGWGLQRHDLSAFAGNTLRLQWNFGSNSTDNFAGVAFDDIEVTGCINANLITPTITPTPSITPTPTNTATPTITPTPTTMPPPTNIVQYLPLVIVEGPSVPSPKQPWAVTTTPTTIPNTIDR is encoded by the coding sequence ATGCGTTTCCGTGTTGGCTTGATCATCACGCTTTTGTTGACGATCACCGTTGGAAAAACCCTGCAAAACCCGAGGGATGTGGCTCAAGCCCAGCCCCAAACCCCTGAACAAACCACAATTCCGCATGGATTTGCCCGCATCCAAGAACAAGAATTTAACGACTTACCACTTGAAGCCAATCTGCTGGTTGGTGGTAGTTTGGTTGTGCGCGGCTCGATTCAGCAAACCGATGTTGATTACTTTAAAATCGATTTGACGGCTGGCCAACGGGTAGTTTTAGCAACGATTACGCGGGCCAGTATCGCTTCTGGCGATACAACACTCCATTTATATGCCTCGATCGGCAGCAATCCTGACCCTGCGGAGAATCTTGTGCTGCTTGAAACCGATTTGAGCGATGGCGTGCACACCAATGGCTCATCGGTAATTAGCTCGCAACCAATAACGACGACTGGCAGCTACTTTATTAAGCTTGAGGGTGGCACGCCTACTACAATTGTCGAACCTTACGATTTATATGTACGGGTTTTGAGCACGAACATTAGCGAACAAGAACCAAACGATCAAGTGCCGCAAACCATTACAACCCAAGCTAGCATTAGCGGTGTACTTTCAGCCAGCAACGATCTTGATCGCTATCAGTTTAACGTCAATCCTGGCGACACAATTTTCGCCACGGTGGATTTTGACCCTGAGCGTGATGGCACAACCTGGAATGGGTTTCTAAGGCTTGGGCTAATCGATACGATGTATTTTGAAGCCAATGATAACAACAGTGTTTCCCCAAATGCCGAAGCCAATGTGATGACGGTGCAACAAGCCGGAACCTATGAAATTCAGATTGGTTCGGCGGTTGATATTGGCTTACAAGCTACCTATATGGCCCAAGTGTTGATTCTGCCGGCAACAACGACTCAAGCCAATTGCCAAACCTTTATGAGCCAAACTGCCACCCAAGCGATTGGCCCTAACGCAGGAATGATCCAATCGAGCTTAACGGTTGACCAAGCAACCAATATTGCTGATATTGATGTATTGCTTGATTTAGAGCATGCGCTCATGCCTGATTTGGATGTGACCCTAACTACACCGGATGGCAATGTGATAACGCTCTTCACCGATATTGGCAGCGCTCAGCGCCCCAATGTTAATCTCGTGATTGATCAGCAAGCAGCCTTGTCACTTGGTAGTTATAACAATTTGAACGGCATTCATTTTTCACCAGAAGCGAATTTCAGCCTCGATTGGCTGGCGGGACAACAAGCCCAAGGCCAATGGACGCTGACGATTTATGATGATACCGACCAAAATGCTGGCCAATTGAATGGCTGGGGCTTGCGGATTTGTGGTATGCCTGCACCAAACGATTGCCCAGTCGGGATGGTGCGTAGCGTGATCTATAGCAGCCAATTCGAAGCCGATGATGGCGGCTTTATCCATGAACCGTATCCTGACGAATGGGTTTGGGGCAATCGCAATAGCCCACCAATTGTTGGTGCTTATAGCGGCGAAAATAGCTGGAATACCAATTTAACTGGCAACTACCCAAATAGTGCCCTTATGACGATGTATACGCCAGCCGTTGATTTGACCAATGTTAGCGGGCCGATTTATGCGAGTTGGCAGCAACGCTACCAACTTGATAGTGGCATCAACGATTTTTATCTGGTAACAGCTATTGGCTCTCAAATGCGATCAGTCCTATTTAACCATCAAAGTGCTGCGATGCGCGTTGATGTAGGTAACCCAGTTGTTACCGTCGAGCAAAGTACTGGCTGGGGTCTCCAGCGTCATGATCTTTCGGCTTTTGCTGGTAATACCCTGCGACTACAATGGAATTTTGGCAGTAACTCAACCGATAATTTTGCCGGGGTTGCATTTGATGATATAGAAGTTACTGGGTGTATTAACGCCAACTTAATTACGCCAACGATTACACCAACACCAAGCATCACCCCAACACCAACTAATACTGCAACACCGACGATTACACCAACGCCCACGACCATGCCACCACCAACCAATATTGTCCAATATTTGCCGTTGGTTATTGTTGAAGGTCCATCAGTGCCCAGCCCTAAACAACCTTGGGCGGTAACCACCACCCCTACGACCATACCGAATACGATTGACCGCTAA
- a CDS encoding N-acetyltransferase family protein has translation MAEIRVATVADAAAIQAIYAPIVEQTVISFEVVAPTSAEIAQRISKTLEAYPWLVWCDEQAVVQGYAYASQHRTRAAYQWSVDTTVYVANTAQRQGVGRALYQQLLAILHGLGYYSAYAGITLPNAKSVGLHEALGFMPVGVYRQAGFKHERWHDVGWWQYQLQTGDQAPAEPRKFGVN, from the coding sequence ATGGCTGAAATTCGTGTTGCGACGGTGGCTGATGCGGCGGCAATTCAGGCGATTTATGCCCCAATTGTTGAGCAAACGGTAATTTCATTTGAAGTTGTGGCTCCAACCAGCGCTGAAATTGCTCAGCGTATCAGTAAAACGCTCGAAGCATACCCATGGCTGGTTTGGTGTGATGAACAGGCGGTGGTGCAAGGTTACGCCTATGCTAGCCAACACCGAACGCGGGCAGCCTATCAATGGTCGGTCGATACCACTGTGTATGTGGCCAATACTGCCCAGCGCCAAGGTGTTGGTCGGGCGTTATACCAACAGCTTTTAGCGATTTTGCATGGGCTTGGCTATTATTCGGCCTATGCTGGTATTACTTTGCCCAATGCTAAAAGTGTTGGTTTGCACGAGGCACTGGGTTTTATGCCAGTTGGGGTTTATCGCCAAGCAGGCTTTAAACACGAGCGTTGGCATGATGTTGGTTGGTGGCAATATCAATTACAAACTGGCGATCAAGCTCCAGCCGAGCCACGTAAATTTGGCGTAAACTAG
- a CDS encoding ABC transporter ATP-binding protein: MSTIEFRNVRKIYPKAATAALADISLTINRGEFVILLGPSGCGKTTLMKMINRLIEPSSGTILLDGVDIQSINATKLRQQIGYVIQQVGLFPHMTVAENIAVVPKLLGWPKAKIQSRIDELLQLIQLDPAQFRQRYPAQISGGQAQRVGLARALAADPGVMLMDEPFGAIDAITRTALQDEMLRIQQQLQKTIVFVTHDVEEALRLADKIAILHEGTIVQYDTPLNLLRNPANHYVAELLGADDLVRRLSLIQVRHVLQPLPASYDSSLASIESSRNLRDGLNQLLASSNEQLLVVEHNQPIGMLSLAAIHAYLHPEVIHERHR; the protein is encoded by the coding sequence GTGAGCACAATCGAGTTTCGCAATGTTCGTAAAATCTATCCCAAGGCCGCAACTGCCGCGCTCGCCGATATTTCTCTGACGATCAATCGCGGTGAATTCGTGATTTTGCTTGGGCCTTCGGGCTGCGGCAAAACCACGCTCATGAAAATGATCAATCGCTTGATCGAGCCAAGCAGCGGCACAATTTTGCTCGATGGGGTCGATATTCAGTCGATCAATGCCACGAAATTGCGTCAGCAAATTGGCTATGTGATTCAGCAAGTTGGGCTTTTTCCGCATATGACGGTCGCTGAGAATATCGCAGTTGTCCCCAAATTGCTTGGTTGGCCCAAAGCCAAAATCCAAAGCCGCATCGACGAATTACTCCAGCTTATCCAGCTTGATCCTGCTCAATTTCGCCAGCGCTATCCCGCCCAAATTTCCGGTGGTCAAGCCCAGCGTGTTGGTTTGGCTCGGGCCTTGGCTGCCGATCCTGGGGTCATGCTGATGGATGAACCATTTGGCGCGATCGATGCGATCACCCGCACTGCCTTGCAAGATGAGATGCTGCGCATTCAACAGCAATTGCAGAAAACCATCGTTTTTGTGACTCACGATGTTGAAGAAGCGCTGCGTTTGGCTGATAAAATTGCAATTCTGCACGAAGGCACGATCGTTCAATACGATACTCCGCTCAATTTATTGCGCAACCCCGCTAATCACTATGTCGCTGAACTACTAGGAGCCGATGATTTAGTGCGCCGTTTGAGTTTAATTCAGGTGCGCCATGTGCTTCAACCACTGCCTGCAAGTTATGATTCCTCGTTAGCAAGCATCGAAAGTAGCCGCAATTTGCGCGATGGGCTGAATCAACTCCTCGCCAGCAGCAACGAACAATTGTTGGTCGTTGAACACAATCAACCAATTGGTATGCTCTCATTAGCCGCAATTCATGCCTATTTGCACCCTGAGGTCATCCATGAACGACATCGTTGA
- a CDS encoding deoxynucleoside kinase, with protein sequence MGKLITIVGNAGIGKTTLTNLLCRDPRFFAALESHAERPFQQLFAQNLQRYALANQFDYLLLRAEQERAIRAQAGIGVQDGGLDEDFWVFTQHFQQQGYLSAAEFALCRRLYLELRAGLGQPDLIIKLDAPLDVIIQRYEQRNRPLEIAQRDDLAQLGALLDRWTATVTTPLLSLDWSSNALPTSEQQRQLIETILTKLSIITE encoded by the coding sequence ATGGGCAAATTAATTACCATTGTGGGCAACGCTGGGATTGGCAAAACGACCCTCACCAATCTCTTATGCCGTGATCCGCGGTTTTTTGCAGCTTTAGAGAGCCACGCCGAACGGCCATTTCAACAACTATTTGCCCAAAATCTCCAACGTTATGCCCTTGCCAACCAATTCGATTACCTCTTACTGCGTGCCGAACAGGAGCGAGCGATTCGGGCGCAAGCTGGCATTGGGGTACAAGATGGCGGCCTTGATGAAGATTTTTGGGTTTTTACCCAGCATTTTCAACAACAGGGCTATTTGAGTGCTGCCGAATTTGCGTTATGCCGACGGTTATATCTTGAATTAAGAGCTGGACTTGGGCAGCCCGATTTGATCATCAAGCTTGATGCCCCCTTAGATGTAATTATTCAGCGTTATGAGCAGCGCAATCGCCCATTGGAAATCGCCCAGCGCGATGATTTAGCCCAACTTGGCGCATTGCTTGATCGTTGGACAGCGACAGTTACTACCCCCTTGCTCAGCCTCGATTGGAGCAGCAACGCTTTGCCAACTAGCGAACAGCAACGCCAATTGATTGAAACTATTCTTACAAAACTTAGTATAATAACCGAGTAA
- a CDS encoding trypsin-like peptidase domain-containing protein: MSNPKRTVGIGGLIIAALALSGVGGGLVGGVAGYRLAQVDQTATAVAVTPTSANQQTTDNLTAQPVVASTNDAVVQTVAKASPAVVKIISTVAGGQASGSGAIINEDGYIITNNHVVEGQSRLQVIYSDGTSHNAELIGTDAFSDIAVIRVLDAVPATISLGDSDSLQPGETVVAIGSPLGKFQNSVTVGVVSALDRTIDSMEGLIQTDAAINHGNSGGPLINLKGEIVGINTLVVRGDIGSIDEAQGLGFAVPSNIVREVSDALIANGQVIRPYIGIRYELLSPETAELGIANDKGAFVTNVDEGTPARRAGISRGDIILAVNGEEITQRHSLQRLLLQYKPGDTVTVTIERNDQQQEVQITLAERP, from the coding sequence ATGAGTAATCCCAAACGTACCGTCGGCATCGGCGGATTGATTATTGCCGCCCTCGCGCTCTCAGGGGTGGGCGGTGGTTTAGTCGGTGGTGTCGCAGGCTATCGCTTAGCCCAAGTTGATCAAACGGCAACGGCAGTGGCAGTCACACCAACCAGCGCCAATCAACAAACGACCGATAATCTGACTGCGCAACCAGTTGTTGCCAGCACGAATGATGCAGTTGTCCAAACTGTTGCTAAGGCCTCACCAGCAGTTGTAAAAATTATTAGTACGGTGGCTGGTGGTCAAGCCAGCGGTTCAGGGGCAATTATCAATGAAGATGGCTATATCATCACCAACAATCATGTGGTCGAAGGCCAAAGCCGCTTGCAAGTGATTTATTCTGATGGAACCAGCCACAATGCCGAGTTGATTGGCACTGATGCCTTTTCTGATATCGCCGTGATTCGGGTGCTCGATGCCGTACCAGCCACAATTTCCTTAGGCGATTCGGATAGCTTACAGCCAGGCGAAACGGTCGTGGCTATTGGTAGTCCGCTTGGTAAATTCCAAAATAGTGTGACGGTTGGAGTAGTCAGCGCTCTCGACCGCACAATTGATAGCATGGAAGGCCTGATTCAAACTGATGCAGCGATTAACCATGGCAATAGCGGCGGCCCACTGATCAACCTCAAAGGCGAAATTGTTGGGATCAATACGTTGGTTGTGCGCGGTGATATTGGCAGTATCGACGAAGCTCAAGGCCTAGGCTTTGCTGTCCCATCGAATATTGTGCGCGAAGTCAGCGATGCTTTGATTGCCAATGGCCAAGTTATTCGACCATATATAGGTATTCGCTACGAATTGCTCTCGCCCGAAACCGCCGAACTGGGGATTGCCAATGATAAAGGTGCCTTTGTGACCAATGTTGATGAAGGTACACCTGCTCGGCGAGCTGGCATTAGCCGTGGCGATATTATTCTCGCAGTCAATGGCGAAGAAATTACACAACGCCACTCATTGCAGCGCCTGTTGTTGCAATATAAACCAGGCGATACTGTAACGGTCACAATCGAGCGTAATGACCAACAACAGGAAGTGCAAATTACCCTCGCTGAACGCCCATAA
- a CDS encoding aldo/keto reductase, protein MNSPLLREFGSTGLQVSALGFGAGHIGGNELTEAEAAKLLHGLLDLGINLIDTARGYGLSEERIGRHLQQRRHEFVLSTKIGYGIEGYDDWTSPIITAGIDAALQRMHTDYLDIVHFHSCPVETLRAGEVIEALERAVQAGKVRVAAYSGDNAPLAWAVQSGHFGAIECSVNLTDQRVISQVLPQTQQRQIGVIAKRPVANVAWRFAQRPVGDYAEVYWERLQAMQLDLDPDQLLSIALRFTAYTPGVHSCIVGSRSLEHMQHNLALLQQGPLEPQLYQYLTSQFQAHDQGWVGQI, encoded by the coding sequence ATGAACTCTCCGTTGCTGCGCGAATTTGGCTCAACTGGTTTGCAGGTTTCAGCGCTAGGCTTTGGCGCTGGCCACATTGGTGGAAACGAATTAACTGAAGCAGAAGCAGCCAAGTTGCTGCATGGATTGCTTGATTTAGGCATTAACTTAATTGATACGGCACGCGGCTATGGCCTTTCCGAGGAGCGGATCGGGCGACATCTCCAGCAACGTCGCCATGAGTTTGTGCTTTCAACCAAAATTGGCTATGGCATTGAGGGCTACGACGATTGGACGAGCCCAATCATCACCGCTGGAATTGATGCGGCGTTGCAACGGATGCATACCGATTATCTGGATATTGTGCATTTTCATTCTTGTCCAGTCGAAACCCTACGGGCAGGCGAGGTAATTGAGGCACTTGAACGAGCGGTTCAAGCGGGCAAAGTACGGGTTGCCGCCTATTCTGGCGATAATGCGCCCTTGGCTTGGGCGGTGCAATCAGGCCATTTTGGCGCGATTGAATGCTCGGTGAACCTCACTGATCAACGGGTGATCAGCCAAGTATTGCCCCAAACCCAACAACGCCAAATCGGCGTAATTGCTAAACGCCCAGTGGCCAACGTTGCGTGGCGTTTTGCGCAACGGCCAGTTGGCGATTATGCTGAAGTGTATTGGGAACGGCTCCAAGCTATGCAACTTGATCTCGATCCTGATCAACTTTTGAGCATTGCGCTGCGCTTCACGGCCTACACCCCTGGCGTACATAGCTGTATTGTTGGCTCGCGCAGCCTTGAGCATATGCAACACAATTTAGCATTATTGCAACAAGGCCCACTTGAACCTCAACTCTACCAATACCTCACCAGCCAATTTCAGGCTCATGATCAAGGTTGGGTCGGCCAGATCTAA
- a CDS encoding lipoprotein yields the protein MRRWFLALCLLVVLAGCSGSSIATQVSDTVQQLSETSVQDLVDRLSGIEEAVRNNDWEQTRALFSTVENGWNALRVPVEAAFPEIASNIQAQIDQLSQALSVELPSSEDVRAGLSNLRDQLVALLQAL from the coding sequence ATGCGTCGTTGGTTTTTAGCTCTGTGTCTTTTGGTGGTGCTGGCGGGCTGCTCAGGCAGTAGTATCGCCACCCAAGTCTCAGATACAGTCCAACAATTAAGTGAAACCTCAGTGCAAGATTTAGTTGATCGTTTGTCGGGGATCGAAGAGGCTGTGCGCAACAACGATTGGGAGCAAACCCGCGCTTTATTTAGCACGGTTGAAAATGGCTGGAATGCGCTACGTGTGCCAGTTGAGGCCGCCTTTCCTGAGATTGCCAGCAATATTCAAGCCCAAATCGATCAACTGAGCCAAGCCTTGAGCGTTGAACTCCCAAGCTCTGAAGACGTTCGAGCAGGCTTATCCAATTTGCGCGATCAATTAGTGGCTTTATTGCAAGCACTTTAG
- a CDS encoding ABC transporter permease: protein MNDIVDGLQYLLTERAEVWQLLGQHVTISLIALLIASLIALPLGVLVVRVGWLAGGVMAVLSVLYTIPSLAMLIMLIAVFGLSKTTVIVTLVIYAQVILVRNIVVGLKSIDRSVLEAARGLGMNAWQIWWQVELPLALPIMLAGLRIAAMMCIAISSIAAMIGVGGLGQLLFQGITFDRADMIWAGTISIASLALVCYGLLALLEQRLSPKI, encoded by the coding sequence ATGAACGACATCGTTGATGGACTTCAGTATCTATTAACCGAACGGGCTGAGGTTTGGCAATTGCTTGGCCAGCATGTGACGATCAGCCTGATCGCGCTCTTGATCGCTAGTTTGATTGCGTTGCCGTTAGGGGTATTAGTGGTGCGGGTTGGTTGGCTGGCTGGTGGTGTGATGGCCGTGTTGAGTGTCTTATATACAATTCCTAGTTTGGCGATGTTGATTATGCTGATTGCGGTGTTTGGTTTGAGCAAAACCACCGTGATCGTGACCCTCGTGATTTATGCTCAAGTGATTTTGGTGCGCAACATTGTGGTTGGCTTGAAGAGCATTGATCGCTCGGTGCTAGAAGCGGCGCGAGGCTTGGGCATGAATGCTTGGCAAATTTGGTGGCAAGTCGAATTGCCTTTGGCTTTGCCGATTATGTTGGCCGGCCTACGGATTGCCGCCATGATGTGTATTGCGATTAGCTCAATTGCCGCAATGATTGGCGTTGGTGGCTTGGGGCAATTATTGTTTCAAGGCATCACCTTTGATCGCGCCGATATGATTTGGGCTGGCACAATCAGTATTGCCAGTTTGGCCTTGGTTTGCTATGGGTTATTAGCTTTGTTGGAGCAACGACTTAGCCCAAAAATATAA
- a CDS encoding ABC transporter permease, which yields MGEFQQALEYALEPRNLARLSAALNRHGQLVASAMAIALLLGLPFGWWSSRSRLISAIAINTTNGLRVIPSLAILFLFVAIPGFGLSIRSAIIALTILALPPILINTNAAFRTLNPAVREAAKAMGMPAWLQLWRVELPLAAPVILSGIRIALVEVIASATLAAFIGAGGLGSFITLGFSMSRVDILLVGAIPVALLAILAEIVMAGLLRWVQPPQF from the coding sequence GTGGGTGAATTTCAGCAGGCTCTGGAGTATGCGCTTGAGCCGCGCAATTTGGCGCGATTAAGTGCTGCGCTCAATCGCCATGGGCAGCTTGTTGCTAGCGCGATGGCGATTGCGTTGCTACTAGGCTTGCCCTTTGGCTGGTGGAGCAGCCGCTCACGCCTGATTAGCGCCATTGCGATCAATACCACCAATGGGCTGCGGGTCATTCCTAGCCTTGCAATCCTCTTTTTGTTTGTAGCAATCCCAGGTTTTGGCTTGAGCATTCGTTCGGCAATTATTGCCCTAACAATCTTGGCTTTGCCACCAATTTTGATCAATACCAACGCGGCGTTTCGCACGCTCAACCCAGCTGTGCGTGAAGCCGCCAAGGCCATGGGTATGCCAGCATGGCTCCAATTATGGCGGGTCGAGTTGCCTTTAGCTGCGCCTGTCATTCTTTCGGGCATCCGCATTGCTTTGGTTGAGGTGATTGCCAGCGCCACCTTGGCCGCCTTTATTGGGGCTGGCGGGTTAGGCAGTTTTATCACCTTAGGATTTAGTATGAGTCGCGTCGATATTTTGCTTGTTGGCGCTATTCCGGTGGCTTTGCTCGCAATCTTGGCTGAAATCGTCATGGCCGGGCTATTGCGATGGGTACAACCACCACAGTTTTAA
- a CDS encoding TM2 domain-containing protein: protein MPQNYVAGDKNKVVAALLAFFAGPLGLHGFYLGNNQMGLILLLSNVVFLPLACIIIGFFGYALVGLVCLAQAILYLVASDGEFYQKYVIEKRWF, encoded by the coding sequence GTGCCCCAAAACTATGTTGCAGGCGATAAAAATAAAGTTGTTGCTGCTTTGTTAGCCTTTTTTGCCGGGCCATTGGGGTTGCATGGCTTTTATTTGGGTAATAATCAAATGGGTTTGATTTTGCTCTTATCAAATGTGGTGTTCTTGCCATTGGCCTGTATTATAATTGGCTTTTTTGGCTATGCCTTGGTTGGCTTAGTCTGTTTGGCTCAGGCCATCCTCTATTTAGTGGCTTCTGACGGAGAGTTTTATCAGAAGTATGTGATTGAGAAGCGTTGGTTTTAA
- a CDS encoding quaternary ammonium transporter yields MRRFIQLTVLLTLLMTILAACGDDAASSTTAPSSDPNPAPSSNQVIRIASKNFTEQFIVGEMYALLLEQAGYKVERKIGLGATDVAQAAMEKGEIDIYPEYTGTGLLTVLKLPTQTDPKAVYETVKKGYAEKYQIAWLDPAPMNNTQALAMTKEGAQKFGIITISDMAAKAGELRMIGPPEFQEREDGLPGIQAKYGNFELKEYVPVDPGLKYKGLVEGNADVVVAFGTDGEIANYGLVVLKDDRNMFPPYQIAPLVRQSVLDANPKLAEVLNALAPKLDDATMQKLNFEVSGNNRKYEDVAKEFLTTQGLLK; encoded by the coding sequence ATGCGACGTTTCATCCAGCTAACCGTGTTGCTCACGCTCTTGATGACAATTCTTGCCGCTTGTGGCGATGATGCAGCCAGCAGCACGACAGCTCCCAGTAGCGACCCAAATCCCGCCCCAAGTAGCAATCAAGTGATTCGGATTGCTTCCAAGAATTTTACCGAACAGTTTATTGTCGGTGAAATGTATGCTCTCTTGTTGGAACAGGCAGGCTACAAAGTTGAGCGCAAAATTGGCTTAGGTGCAACCGATGTAGCCCAAGCTGCCATGGAAAAAGGCGAGATCGATATTTATCCTGAGTACACTGGCACTGGTTTGTTGACTGTACTCAAATTGCCAACCCAAACCGATCCCAAAGCGGTCTATGAAACGGTCAAAAAAGGCTATGCCGAAAAATATCAAATTGCATGGCTCGACCCTGCACCAATGAATAACACCCAAGCCTTGGCCATGACCAAGGAAGGTGCTCAGAAATTTGGCATCATTACCATCTCGGATATGGCCGCCAAAGCAGGCGAACTACGCATGATCGGCCCACCTGAATTCCAAGAACGTGAAGATGGCTTACCTGGAATTCAAGCCAAGTATGGCAACTTCGAACTCAAGGAATATGTACCAGTCGATCCAGGCCTCAAATACAAGGGCTTGGTCGAAGGCAATGCCGATGTGGTGGTGGCCTTTGGCACTGACGGCGAAATTGCCAATTATGGCTTGGTCGTGCTCAAAGATGATCGCAACATGTTCCCGCCCTACCAAATCGCCCCATTGGTACGCCAAAGTGTTTTAGATGCTAACCCCAAATTGGCTGAAGTGCTGAACGCCTTGGCTCCCAAACTTGACGATGCGACCATGCAAAAGCTCAATTTTGAGGTTAGCGGCAATAATCGCAAGTATGAAGATGTTGCCAAAGAGTTCTTAACCACCCAAGGTTTGTTGAAATAG
- a CDS encoding (2Fe-2S)-binding protein, with the protein MPQITVGSQTVFEVASGTRLVNALEDHGVDILHRCGGNARCTTCRVEFQAGEPQAITKAESFKLAEAKLTGVRLACQILCEHDMQLQPLQTLSASGLPDPGPRPADELTPAPEWLNA; encoded by the coding sequence ATGCCCCAGATTACGGTTGGTTCGCAAACAGTGTTTGAGGTAGCCAGTGGCACACGTTTGGTTAATGCCCTCGAAGATCATGGCGTGGATATTTTGCATCGCTGTGGTGGCAATGCCCGTTGCACAACCTGTCGGGTTGAGTTTCAGGCTGGCGAACCCCAAGCCATCACCAAAGCTGAATCGTTTAAATTGGCTGAGGCCAAACTGACTGGCGTGCGATTGGCTTGCCAAATTCTCTGTGAACATGACATGCAGCTCCAACCCTTACAAACCTTGAGTGCATCGGGCTTGCCTGACCCTGGGCCCCGCCCCGCCGATGAACTTACCCCAGCCCCTGAATGGCTGAATGCTTGA